The region TGCCGGCCGACCGTGAGCATGGTGGCCGCGGCGACCGCCTCGCCCTCGTGCACGGCCAGATACAGCCGCATCCGGTTGGGGTCCTCGGCATTCAGCTTGGTCCACATACGCTGGAAGTACGACAGCGGGCGCGGCCGGAACTGGTCGCGCACCGCGGTGATCTCGTACAGCTGCTGCCAGACCGGCAGGTCGTCGTAACCGCCCTGGACGACCTGGACGCCGGCCTTCTCGGCCTTCTTGATGTTGCGGCGCCACAGCTGGTTGAAATTCTTCAGGATGTCGTCGAGCGAGCGGTTCTCCAGCGGCACCTGGTAGACGTAGCGCGGCTGCACGTCGCCGAAGCCGGCGCCGCCGTCCTCGCCCTGCTGCCAGCCGATCCGGCGCAGCCGCTCGGCCACCTCGAAGGCGCGCGGCTCGATGAAGTCCGCCTCGATGTCCCGCAGCCGCTTGACGTCGGGGTCGGCGATGCCCGCCTTGATGGTGCCGGCGTCCCACCGCCGGATTATCACCGGCGGACCCATCTTCACGGTGAAGGCGCCCTGCTGCTTGAGGTGCCGCAGCATCGGCTGCAGCCACTCGTCCAGGTTGGGCGCGTACCAGTTGATGACCGGGCCCTCGGGCAGATACGCCAGATACCGCTTGAGCTTGGGCAGCTGCCGGTAGAGCACCAGGCCGACACCGACCAGCTGGCCGCCCTGGACCGGCTGGCCGGGCCGCTCGTCGAACCAGCCGAGGCTCTCGGACCGCCACTCGGACTTCACGTCGGCCCATGCCGGAACCTGGCAGTGGCTCGCCGCGGGCAGGCTCTGGATGTAGGCCAGGTGCTGCTCTCGGCTGATGGTCCTCAAGGTCAGGCTCATGCGGGGCGCTCCCCATGCTCACGACTGCGGGCTTATCTGGCCCGAAGCCTACTGTGCAGGAGGAGCGGCCCCACCAGCCCTGTGGACAACGGCGCGGCTTTCCACAGGCCCGCCGCGCGCACCGCTCCGGCTACCAGAGCCCGCCCCACAGCCCGCCGTGCGCCACCCCGATGAAGAAGCCGACGGCGGCCATACCGAGGCCGATGACCAGAGCGAAGCGCTCGGGGGTGGTGGCCGAGACGAACTGGCCGTAGCCGCCGGTGAAGATGCCGGCCAGCCCCGTCCAGGAGCTGAGCAGATGCAGGCTGTTGAAGATCGACGAGATGATCGCGATGCCGCCGAGCACCAGGGTGACCGCCGCCAGTGTATTGACCAGGGGATGCGGCCGGCCGTCGGTGTTGAACGTGAGGTTGTGGGTCCGTTCCGCGTGCTGTGCCATGGGGCACCTCCGTGACGGAGAAGTGGCGTGCTGTGGAGCGCCGCACACCCGATGTGTACAGATTGCGGTCATAAGGGGGCGGATTTCAACCGGAGGGACCGAGGCGGGTAGTCTGTACGGTCTGCACCGGTGTCTGCGCCGGGTCCGACCGGGCGGTCCGAGATTTCTTCGGCTGTCAGTGGCCCGCGCTACCGTTGCGACGCAGATACAAACCCTCCTGCCACGGAAATGCCGTGGCCGCCTGAGTCCAAAGGAGGTGGGTTCCCTATGCGTCACTACGAGCTCATGCTCATTCTCGACCCCGATCTTGAGGAGCGCGCTGTCTCCCCGCTGATCGAGTCCTTCCTGTCCGTCGTCCGCAACGGCGGCGGCAGTGTGGAGAAGGTCGACACCTGGGGCCGTCGTCGTCTCGCCTATGAGATCAACAAGAAGCCCGAGGGCATCTACTCGGTCGTCGACCTCAAGGCCTCGCCCGATGTCGTCAAGGAGCTGGACCGTCAGCTCAACCTGAACGAGTCGGTGCTGCGGACCAAGGTCCTTCGTCCGGAACTGCACTAGTCCGGATTTCGAGTAGCAGTCAGTCAGCACA is a window of Streptomyces sp. NBC_01477 DNA encoding:
- a CDS encoding lipid II:glycine glycyltransferase FemX is translated as MSLTLRTISREQHLAYIQSLPAASHCQVPAWADVKSEWRSESLGWFDERPGQPVQGGQLVGVGLVLYRQLPKLKRYLAYLPEGPVINWYAPNLDEWLQPMLRHLKQQGAFTVKMGPPVIIRRWDAGTIKAGIADPDVKRLRDIEADFIEPRAFEVAERLRRIGWQQGEDGGAGFGDVQPRYVYQVPLENRSLDDILKNFNQLWRRNIKKAEKAGVQVVQGGYDDLPVWQQLYEITAVRDQFRPRPLSYFQRMWTKLNAEDPNRMRLYLAVHEGEAVAAATMLTVGRHVWYSYGASANHKREVRPSNAMQWRMLRDAYAMGASVYDLRGISDSLDETDHLFGLIQFKVGTGGQAAEYLGEWDFPLNKVLHKALDMYMSRR
- the rpsF gene encoding 30S ribosomal protein S6, coding for MRHYELMLILDPDLEERAVSPLIESFLSVVRNGGGSVEKVDTWGRRRLAYEINKKPEGIYSVVDLKASPDVVKELDRQLNLNESVLRTKVLRPELH